The genomic window ATTGCGATATCTTCCACGTGCAGTGCAACGGTCGTGGCGGCCATGGAGCGCGGCCCCATCTGACCCACGATCCGATCGACGCCATCACTCGCTGGGTCCAGTCTTCGTTTCGCCGCGTCGACCGGGCCACCGATCCGGCCGAAACGGTCGCTATCTCCATCGGCACGATCTCCGCCGGCCACAGCGCCAACGTGATCCCCGACACCGCCGAACTGGAAGGCACCCTGCGAACGCTGACCGCCGAAAGCCGTTTGAAGGTGTTGGAGACGATGGAGGATGTTTGCGAAGGCGTGGGTCGCGAGACCCAGTGTCAGATCGAGCTGCAGCTGAAAATGTCGGCGCCGATGGTCGTCAACGATGCGGAACTGGTCGACCTGTTGAGCACCGCCACCTGCCATACCTTGGGGGCGGGGGCCGTGGAAGCGATCGAGTTGCCGAGCATGGGCAGTGAAGACTTTTCCTTTTATCTGGAACACATTCCCGGAGCCATGATGCGACTGGGAGTGGCTGGGGAGCAGGTCGGCCGGGCGCCCCTGCATACGTCCCTGTTTGATGTCGATGAGCGTGCCATTGCCGATGGGGCGAAAGTCCTGGCGACGGCCGCCATCCTGCATTTCGCGCCTTAAGGATGGTCCCCGCCGTGAATCCCGAGAATCCTCCGTCCTACCTGTTGCGCCCCTTTGAGAGCGAGTTGCTGCGATGACGAAACTGCATTTTGACGGCAATGCCCGCCCTACCTTGGGCATCGAACTGGAACTGGGGTTGGTGGACCAGGAATCGCTCGCCCTCACCAATGCCTGCGATCCGCTGTTGGAACGGTTGCCGTCCGGTTCGCCCAGCCACTACAAACCCGAATTGATGCAGTGCTGTATCGAAATCAACAGCGGGGTTTGTCACACGGTGGCCGAAGCTCGGCGCGATCTTGAGCAGAAATTACGCAACGTGCAGTCTGCCTGCGAACCGCTGGGGCTGGGGCTGTGGTGGGGCGCCACCCATCCCTTCAGTTTGTGGCAGGACCAGCACGTGACCCGCACGCCCCGCTATATGGATCTGGTGGATTCGCTGCAGGAAATGGCGCGGCGGCTGGTCACCAACGGCTTGCATGTGCACGTGGGGGTCGAGTCGGGCGACAAGGCTGTGATGATCTGCGACCGCATCATGCAATACCTGCCGACCCTGTTGGCCCTGTCGGCCAGCAGTCCCTACTGGGAAGGTCGCGACACCGGATTGGCTTCGCATCGCTCCAAGATCATGGAAGGCCTGCCCACGGCCGGACTGCCCACGCTGATGCGCAACTGGAGCGAATATGTGTGGCTGGTCAATCACATGGAAGAAACCGGGTTCATCAATTCGATTCGCGAAATCTGGTGGGACGTTCGCCCGCATCATAATTTTGGCACCGTCGAAGTCCGTGTTTGTGACATGCCGGGACATATGGACGACGCCTGTGCTCTAGCCGCTCTGATCCAGTGCCTGGTGCGTCACCTGAGCGATCAGATCGATGAGGGGATGTATCAGTTTGACTGCCATCCCATGATGATCCGCCAAAACAAATGGCGAGCCAGCCGGTTTGGATTAGATGCCACGCTGGTCAACAGCTACAACTACCAAGCCCAGTCGGTGCCCGAGGTGGTGGGAAAGCTGATCGAACAACTGACCGAAGTCGCTCAGGAGTTAGGCTGCGAGACGGAGCTGTCGCATCTGACAGCCGTGGCCGCAGGGCCCAACAGCGCGGTGCGGCAGCGTACGATCTTGCAGCAGACCGGCGAGGCGAAAGAGATCGTCCGGCAATTGGTCGCGGCAGCGCGGTTGTAGACAGGAGATGTCCGTAGCCGAAGTCGCCAGACTTTGGAACACTGCGCCGGGACGGGGTCCTGCTCGCCTCCGATGACGCTGCCCAGCCTTCGGTTAATAACGATCCAAACTCTGGCGAGTTCGGCTACGTGACCTTCAACGCCACCGGGGTGCGGATCTGTTGGTAGGCATTGTACAGCGCCACCCCGTCGCGGAACCGCCGGCTGGGCTGCGGGTCGATGCACTTGCGGATCAGCGATACAAAGGGCGTCGACAGTCCGCGTCGCAGTTTGCTATAGCCCGGCAGCGGCGGATTGAACGGGTATTCGGGCAGCACGCCGGCGAACATACGGTACAGCACCAAACCCAGTGAGAACACGTCGCTGCGGTAGGTGGCCTTGCCCATGGCTTGTTCCGGAGCTACGTAGCCCAATGTGCCGGAGCCGGATTGGGACTGGGCGGGTTTGCCTAGTCGCGCCAGACCGAAATCGGTCAGACACAGCAGGTTGTGCGGAAATAGAATGAAATTTTCCGGCTTGATGTCGCGGTGCAGGACCTGGTTTTCGTGAGCGTAGGCGACTGCTTCGATCATTTGCGAGGCGTAGTCGATGGCCGTAGCGCGAGCAATGCGTTTGCATAGCCGATCGGCCAAAGCTTGTTCGCCCATCGGGAACACCATGATCAGCTTGTCGTCGATCACCCGGGCGTCTTTGAGCCGCAGGATATTGGGGTGATCGAGCCGCGCCATGATGCGAATTTCGCGAGTGATGTCTTCCAGGCTTTGGTGGTTGGAAGCGTAGTTTTCGCATGGAATTTTCAAGGCCACACGACGGTTTTCCAATTCGTCCATGGCCGCATAAACGGTGGCAAAACCGCCGCAGCCGAGGCGTTTGAGCAGTCGGTATTTGTCCAACCGCATACCGATTCGCAGGGATTTCTGCGTGGTCGAGCCGCTATTACGGCTAAATAGTTTTAGAGCCGCCGCCATATTCGCAGAATCATTCCGTGAGCGAGTCATGAATTTCCGTGTAACAACGGTTATCGGCACAAAATGGGTCGAGTTATAGCGATTCTTCTTGCGGCCGGTCTGCGGTAGCCGAAGTCGCCAGACTTTGGACGCGTTTCCCGCAGCTCTAATCCTTCGTAGCTACGCTCGCCAGAGCGTGGT from Roseimaritima ulvae includes these protein-coding regions:
- a CDS encoding serine/threonine-protein kinase encodes the protein MAAALKLFSRNSGSTTQKSLRIGMRLDKYRLLKRLGCGGFATVYAAMDELENRRVALKIPCENYASNHQSLEDITREIRIMARLDHPNILRLKDARVIDDKLIMVFPMGEQALADRLCKRIARATAIDYASQMIEAVAYAHENQVLHRDIKPENFILFPHNLLCLTDFGLARLGKPAQSQSGSGTLGYVAPEQAMGKATYRSDVFSLGLVLYRMFAGVLPEYPFNPPLPGYSKLRRGLSTPFVSLIRKCIDPQPSRRFRDGVALYNAYQQIRTPVALKVT
- a CDS encoding amidohydrolase, giving the protein MTQPTDAGERELKTWSPIVQEIAAELSPQWRELRRYLHRHPELSNEEFLTTEELGKRFARLDLPVNYIGERRGLTCDLVSDPDAVMPRLALRGDIDALPIQDAKTVDYRSCQDGVMHACGHDVHAAVIYGAMAILRSMHQSGQLPWPIAVRAVLQPAEELATGARYMIHHHALRDVSAILSLHVDPTRSVGCIGLRKGTLTANCDIFHVQCNGRGGHGARPHLTHDPIDAITRWVQSSFRRVDRATDPAETVAISIGTISAGHSANVIPDTAELEGTLRTLTAESRLKVLETMEDVCEGVGRETQCQIELQLKMSAPMVVNDAELVDLLSTATCHTLGAGAVEAIELPSMGSEDFSFYLEHIPGAMMRLGVAGEQVGRAPLHTSLFDVDERAIADGAKVLATAAILHFAP
- a CDS encoding carboxylate-amine ligase; the encoded protein is MTKLHFDGNARPTLGIELELGLVDQESLALTNACDPLLERLPSGSPSHYKPELMQCCIEINSGVCHTVAEARRDLEQKLRNVQSACEPLGLGLWWGATHPFSLWQDQHVTRTPRYMDLVDSLQEMARRLVTNGLHVHVGVESGDKAVMICDRIMQYLPTLLALSASSPYWEGRDTGLASHRSKIMEGLPTAGLPTLMRNWSEYVWLVNHMEETGFINSIREIWWDVRPHHNFGTVEVRVCDMPGHMDDACALAALIQCLVRHLSDQIDEGMYQFDCHPMMIRQNKWRASRFGLDATLVNSYNYQAQSVPEVVGKLIEQLTEVAQELGCETELSHLTAVAAGPNSAVRQRTILQQTGEAKEIVRQLVAAARL